The Paraburkholderia acidisoli genome contains a region encoding:
- a CDS encoding DUF4148 domain-containing protein, translating into MKSLIQTVAAAAALAALVAPAAAFAQSSTITRAQVRAELVQLQQAGYRVGEGDNAHYPEAIQAAEAKVAAMNGANTGYGGAANASQSGGRGSVSSADWNTMYSR; encoded by the coding sequence ATGAAGTCCCTGATCCAAACCGTCGCCGCCGCTGCCGCCCTTGCCGCGCTCGTGGCGCCCGCCGCCGCGTTCGCGCAATCGTCGACCATCACGCGCGCCCAGGTTCGCGCCGAACTCGTGCAGCTCCAGCAAGCCGGCTACCGCGTGGGCGAGGGCGACAACGCGCACTATCCCGAAGCGATCCAGGCCGCCGAAGCGAAGGTCGCCGCGATGAACGGCGCCAACACGGGTTATGGCGGCGCCGCGAACGCGTCGCAGTCGGGCGGCCGCGGCTCGGTGTCGAGCGCGGACTGGAACACGATGTACTCGCGCTAA
- the mnmH gene encoding tRNA 2-selenouridine(34) synthase MnmH, protein MNHQRVTIEHLGEFDEIVDVRTPLEFADDHVPGALNAPVLSNEERVLVGTMYRESPFDATRVGAALAARNIARHLDTTFAGRPRNWRPLIYCWRGGKRSGSMTAMFNMIGWRARQLEGGYKAYRHSVLEALGALPGALRYVVLAGPTGSGKTRLLNALGNAGAQTLDLEGLAAHRGSLLGALPTRAQPTQKSFDTALLQTLRGFDAAQPVFVEAESKRIGAITLPLALVERIHDAPCVVVDVEREERVALLLEEYGHLLDDRDAFREQLVKLTPLHGRERVANWCALLSEDRRTALSEALVAEHYDPAYARSTRRHYAKLAKSLHFAFHPMAGDPLAQAQTLLARIDAAPGTASTIETPEASRLA, encoded by the coding sequence GTGAATCACCAGCGCGTCACCATCGAGCATCTCGGCGAGTTCGACGAAATCGTGGACGTGAGAACGCCGCTCGAATTTGCCGACGACCACGTGCCCGGCGCACTCAATGCCCCCGTGCTCAGCAACGAGGAGCGCGTGCTCGTGGGTACGATGTATCGCGAGTCGCCGTTCGACGCCACGCGCGTGGGCGCCGCGCTCGCCGCGCGCAACATCGCCCGTCATCTCGACACGACCTTCGCCGGCCGGCCGCGCAACTGGCGGCCGCTCATCTATTGCTGGCGCGGCGGCAAGCGCTCCGGCTCGATGACGGCAATGTTCAACATGATCGGCTGGCGCGCGCGGCAGCTCGAAGGCGGCTACAAGGCGTACCGGCACAGCGTGCTCGAAGCGCTCGGCGCGCTGCCCGGCGCGCTTCGCTACGTCGTGCTCGCGGGCCCCACGGGCAGCGGCAAGACGCGCCTGCTGAACGCGCTCGGCAACGCCGGCGCGCAAACGCTCGATCTCGAAGGTCTCGCTGCGCATCGCGGCTCGCTGCTCGGCGCGCTGCCCACGCGCGCGCAACCCACGCAGAAGTCGTTCGATACGGCGCTGCTGCAAACGCTGCGCGGTTTCGACGCCGCGCAGCCGGTGTTCGTCGAGGCGGAGAGCAAGCGCATTGGCGCGATCACGCTGCCGCTCGCGCTCGTCGAGCGCATTCACGACGCGCCGTGCGTGGTGGTGGACGTCGAGCGCGAGGAACGCGTGGCGCTGCTGCTGGAAGAATACGGGCACCTGCTCGACGATCGGGACGCGTTCCGCGAGCAACTGGTGAAACTCACGCCGCTGCATGGGCGCGAACGCGTCGCGAACTGGTGCGCGCTGCTCAGCGAGGACCGTCGTACGGCGTTGTCGGAAGCGCTGGTGGCCGAGCATTACGATCCCGCCTATGCGCGCAGCACGCGCCGCCACTATGCGAAGCTCGCGAAGTCGCTGCACTTCGCGTTTCATCCGATGGCGGGCGACCCGCTCGCGCAAGCGCAAACCCTGCTCGCGCGAATCGATGCGGCGCCGGGCACGGCATCGACAATCGAAACGCCGGAAGCATCGCGTCTCGCCTGA
- the rng gene encoding ribonuclease G: MNEEILINVTPQETRVALVQQGAVQELHVERTLSRGRVGNVYLGKVVRVLPGMQSAFIDIGLERAAFLHVADIWHPRIAGETHTNAHHQPIEKTVFEGQTLMVQVVKDPIGTKGARLSTQVSIAGRTLVYLPQEPHIGISQKIESEAEREAVRARLTAVLPADEKGGYIVRTIAEDATSEELAADVAYLRKTWATILAQGQRLPATSLLYQDLSLAQRVLRDFVNDETSRIQVDSRETFQKLSEFAAEFTPAVSPKLHHYTGERPLFDLYNIEAEIQRALSRRVDLKSGGYLVIDQTEAMTTIDVNTGGYVGARNFDDTIFKTNLEAAHTIARQLRLRNLGGVIIIDFIDMENVEHRDQVLGELKKALSRDRTRVTVNGFSQLGLVEMTRKRTRESLAHVLCEPCPTCLGKGQVKTPRTVCYDVLREILRESRQFNPREFRVVASQQVIDLFLEEESQHLAMLIDFIGKPVSLQVESNLSQEQYDIVLM, encoded by the coding sequence ATGAACGAAGAAATCCTGATCAACGTCACGCCGCAGGAGACACGCGTCGCATTGGTCCAGCAGGGCGCCGTGCAGGAGCTTCACGTCGAGCGCACGCTGTCGCGCGGCCGCGTCGGCAACGTCTATCTCGGCAAGGTCGTGCGCGTGCTGCCCGGCATGCAGTCGGCGTTCATCGACATCGGGCTCGAGCGCGCCGCGTTCCTGCATGTCGCCGACATCTGGCATCCGCGCATTGCGGGCGAAACGCATACGAACGCCCACCATCAGCCGATCGAAAAGACCGTGTTCGAAGGGCAAACGCTCATGGTGCAGGTCGTGAAGGATCCGATCGGCACGAAGGGCGCGCGGCTCTCCACGCAGGTGAGCATCGCGGGCCGCACGCTCGTGTATCTGCCGCAGGAGCCGCATATCGGCATCTCGCAGAAGATCGAGAGCGAGGCCGAGCGCGAAGCCGTGCGCGCGCGCCTGACCGCCGTCTTGCCCGCCGACGAAAAAGGCGGCTATATCGTGCGCACGATCGCCGAAGACGCCACGAGCGAAGAACTCGCCGCGGACGTCGCGTATCTGCGCAAGACCTGGGCGACGATCCTCGCGCAAGGCCAGCGCCTGCCCGCGACCAGCCTGCTCTATCAGGACCTGAGTCTCGCGCAGCGCGTGCTGCGCGATTTCGTCAACGACGAGACCTCGCGCATCCAGGTCGATTCGCGCGAGACCTTCCAGAAGCTCAGCGAATTCGCCGCCGAATTCACGCCGGCCGTTTCGCCCAAGCTGCATCACTACACGGGCGAGCGGCCGCTGTTCGACCTCTACAACATCGAGGCCGAGATCCAGCGCGCGCTGTCGCGCCGCGTGGACCTCAAATCGGGCGGTTACCTCGTGATCGACCAGACCGAGGCGATGACCACCATCGACGTGAACACGGGCGGCTACGTGGGCGCGCGCAACTTCGACGACACGATCTTCAAGACCAATCTCGAAGCGGCACACACCATTGCGCGCCAGTTGCGGCTGCGCAATCTCGGCGGCGTGATCATCATCGACTTCATCGACATGGAGAACGTCGAGCATCGCGACCAGGTACTCGGCGAACTCAAGAAGGCGCTTTCGCGCGACCGCACGCGCGTGACCGTGAACGGCTTCTCGCAACTCGGGCTCGTGGAGATGACGCGCAAGCGCACGCGCGAATCGCTCGCGCATGTGCTGTGCGAACCGTGCCCGACCTGCCTCGGCAAAGGTCAGGTGAAGACGCCGCGCACCGTCTGCTACGACGTGCTGCGCGAGATTCTGCGCGAGTCGCGCCAGTTCAATCCGCGGGAATTTCGCGTGGTGGCGTCGCAGCAGGTCATCGACCTGTTCCTCGAGGAAGAGTCGCAGCATCTGGCCATGCTGATCGACTTCATCGGCAAGCCAGTGTCGTTGCAGGTGGAGTCGAATCTGAGCCAGGAGCAATACGACATCGTGCTGATGTAG
- a CDS encoding Maf family protein: MPDSALYPFVYLASQSPRRQELLQQLGVRFELLLPRPDEDAEALEAVLPGERADVYVERVCAAKADAARARLVAGAHRHAPILTADTTVSIDGHILGKPHDAADAYAMLERLAGREHEVFTAVAVVNAEGVCLPVALSRSRVRFAPLLPAALARYVASGEPLGKAGAYGIQGRAAEFVERIDGSYSGIMGLPLFETAALLRAAGIDFQ; the protein is encoded by the coding sequence ATGCCTGATTCCGCGCTCTATCCGTTCGTCTATCTCGCCTCCCAAAGCCCGCGCCGCCAGGAACTGCTCCAGCAGCTCGGCGTGCGCTTCGAACTGCTGCTGCCGCGCCCCGACGAAGACGCCGAAGCGCTCGAAGCCGTGCTGCCCGGCGAGCGCGCCGATGTCTACGTCGAGCGCGTGTGCGCCGCGAAGGCCGACGCCGCGCGCGCACGCCTCGTGGCCGGGGCGCACCGCCACGCGCCGATCCTCACCGCCGACACCACGGTCTCCATCGACGGTCACATTCTCGGCAAACCGCACGACGCCGCCGACGCCTACGCGATGCTCGAACGCCTCGCGGGCCGCGAACACGAGGTCTTCACGGCCGTGGCCGTGGTGAACGCCGAAGGCGTGTGCCTGCCGGTCGCGCTCTCGCGTTCGCGCGTGCGCTTCGCGCCGCTGCTGCCCGCCGCGCTCGCGCGCTACGTCGCGAGCGGCGAGCCGTTGGGCAAGGCCGGCGCGTACGGCATTCAGGGCCGCGCGGCAGAGTTCGTAGAGCGAATTGACGGGTCCTATTCGGGTATCATGGGTTTGCCATTATTCGAAACGGCCGCCCTCCTGCGCGCCGCGGGCATCGACTTCCAATAA
- the rlmH gene encoding 23S rRNA (pseudouridine(1915)-N(3))-methyltransferase RlmH encodes MKLHIVAVGHKMPDWIAEGFEEYTKRMPPELRIELREVKPEQRSSGRSAESVMAAERTRIEAALPKNARLVALDERGKDWTTMQLAKALPLWQQDGRDVAFLIGGADGLDPELKSRADTLLRLSSLTLPHAMVRVLLAEQLYRAWTITQNHPYHRV; translated from the coding sequence ATGAAACTGCATATCGTCGCCGTCGGCCACAAGATGCCGGACTGGATCGCCGAGGGCTTCGAGGAATACACGAAGCGCATGCCGCCCGAGCTGCGCATCGAGTTGCGCGAGGTGAAGCCCGAGCAGCGCTCGTCGGGCCGTTCGGCCGAAAGCGTGATGGCCGCCGAGCGCACGCGCATCGAGGCCGCGCTGCCGAAGAACGCGCGCCTCGTCGCGCTCGACGAGCGCGGCAAGGACTGGACCACGATGCAGCTCGCGAAGGCACTGCCGCTGTGGCAGCAGGACGGCCGCGACGTGGCGTTCCTGATCGGCGGCGCGGACGGCCTCGACCCCGAGCTGAAGTCGCGCGCCGACACGCTGCTGCGCCTCTCCTCCCTCACGCTGCCGCATGCGATGGTGCGCGTGCTGCTCGCCGAGCAGCTTTACCGCGCCTGGACCATCACGCAGAATCACCCCTATCATCGCGTGTAA
- the rsfS gene encoding ribosome silencing factor gives MDIRKLQRVIVDALEDVKAQDIKVFNTSHLTELFDRVIVASGTSNRQTKALASSVRESVKEAGGDIVSTEGEDIGEWVLVDCGDAVVHILQPALRQYYNLEEIWGDKPVRLKLTGNTGFAGARPSEPLDDEDDEEDAAPAVKKPARKTAARKSAK, from the coding sequence ATGGATATTCGCAAACTGCAACGCGTCATCGTCGACGCGCTCGAAGACGTCAAGGCACAGGACATCAAGGTCTTCAACACCAGCCATCTGACCGAACTGTTCGACCGCGTGATCGTCGCGAGCGGCACCTCGAACCGCCAGACCAAGGCGCTCGCCTCCAGCGTGCGTGAAAGCGTCAAGGAAGCCGGCGGCGACATCGTCAGCACGGAAGGCGAGGACATCGGCGAATGGGTGCTCGTGGATTGCGGCGACGCCGTCGTGCACATCCTCCAGCCCGCGCTGCGCCAGTACTACAACCTCGAGGAAATCTGGGGCGACAAGCCGGTGCGTCTGAAGCTCACGGGCAACACGGGCTTCGCGGGCGCGCGTCCGAGCGAGCCGCTCGACGACGAGGACGACGAAGAAGACGCCGCGCCGGCCGTGAAGAAGCCGGCCCGCAAGACCGCCGCGCGCAAGAGCGCGAAGTAA
- a CDS encoding nicotinate-nucleotide adenylyltransferase, translating to MSGSDAVTPAFTAPSHALPRRIGLLGGTFDPIHEGHLALARHFARALDLNELILLPAGQPWQKPGVTAAQHRLAMTRAAAASLELPGVKVTVDADEIEHDGPTYTVETLRRWREKSASNGGAALTLLMGADQLLHLDSWHEWRALFELAHLGVASRPGFDVSTLPAAVAAEVAARRAPPATLATTRHGHLLIDETLALDVSATEIRRALPACVAARQRSGTAADKLPAAVWDYILQHHLYSHHG from the coding sequence GTGAGTGGGTCTGACGCCGTGACGCCCGCCTTCACCGCGCCCTCTCACGCCCTGCCGCGCCGCATCGGTTTGCTCGGCGGCACCTTCGATCCGATCCACGAGGGACACCTCGCGCTCGCGCGCCATTTCGCGCGCGCGCTCGACCTCAACGAACTAATCCTGCTGCCCGCCGGCCAGCCGTGGCAGAAGCCCGGCGTTACCGCGGCGCAGCATCGGCTGGCGATGACGCGCGCGGCCGCCGCCTCGCTCGAACTGCCGGGCGTGAAAGTGACGGTCGACGCCGACGAGATCGAGCACGACGGCCCCACGTACACGGTCGAAACCTTGCGCCGCTGGCGCGAGAAGAGCGCCAGTAACGGCGGCGCAGCGCTCACGCTGCTGATGGGCGCGGATCAACTGCTGCACCTCGATTCGTGGCACGAATGGCGCGCGCTGTTCGAACTCGCGCATCTGGGCGTGGCGAGCCGGCCGGGCTTCGACGTTTCGACGCTGCCCGCGGCCGTGGCCGCCGAAGTCGCCGCGCGGCGCGCGCCGCCCGCCACGCTGGCCACGACGCGGCACGGCCACTTGCTGATCGACGAGACGCTCGCGCTCGACGTTTCAGCCACCGAAATCCGCCGTGCGCTGCCCGCCTGCGTGGCCGCGCGGCAACGTTCCGGCACAGCCGCCGACAAGCTTCCGGCAGCCGTGTGGGACTATATCCTTCAACATCATCTCTATTCGCATCACGGGTAA
- the hemF gene encoding oxygen-dependent coproporphyrinogen oxidase: MTDNRPGVPVSESARHPSDAAPDSAAVRAWLAGLQTQIADTLGAFDGTPFASDVWQRAPGEKLRGGGCTRILENGGFFERGGIGFSDVQGDALPPSATAARAQLAGRGFEAMGVSLVLHPRNPYCPTVHMNVRLLLATKAGEAPVFWFGGGMDLTPYYGFEADAQHFHRVCRDALAPSGDDRYPRFKRWCDEYFFLKHRNEARGVGGIFFDDYAEGGFDEAFAMVRRVGEGFLKAYLPIIETRRDMPYGEAEREFQAYRRGRYVEFNLVWDRGTHFGLQSGGRTESILMSMPPGATWRYDWQPQPGTPEARLYRDFLPVREWV; encoded by the coding sequence ATGACCGATAACCGACCTGGCGTTCCCGTTAGCGAATCCGCCCGCCACCCGAGCGACGCGGCCCCCGACAGCGCCGCCGTGCGCGCATGGCTCGCGGGCCTGCAAACGCAGATCGCCGACACGCTCGGCGCCTTCGACGGCACGCCGTTCGCCAGCGACGTCTGGCAGCGCGCGCCCGGCGAAAAGCTGCGCGGCGGCGGCTGCACGCGCATCCTCGAAAACGGCGGTTTCTTCGAACGCGGCGGCATCGGTTTTTCGGACGTGCAAGGCGACGCCCTGCCGCCTTCGGCCACGGCCGCGCGCGCGCAACTCGCCGGGCGCGGCTTCGAGGCAATGGGCGTCTCGCTCGTGCTGCATCCGCGCAATCCCTACTGCCCGACCGTGCACATGAACGTGCGTCTGCTGCTCGCGACCAAGGCCGGCGAAGCGCCCGTGTTCTGGTTCGGCGGCGGCATGGACCTCACGCCCTACTACGGTTTCGAGGCAGACGCGCAGCATTTCCACCGCGTCTGCCGCGACGCGCTCGCGCCCTCGGGCGACGACCGCTACCCGCGTTTCAAGCGCTGGTGCGACGAGTACTTCTTCCTCAAGCACCGCAACGAAGCGCGCGGCGTGGGCGGCATTTTCTTCGACGATTACGCCGAAGGCGGCTTCGACGAGGCCTTCGCCATGGTCAGGCGCGTGGGCGAGGGCTTCCTGAAGGCCTATCTGCCGATCATCGAAACACGCCGCGACATGCCTTACGGCGAGGCCGAGCGCGAGTTCCAGGCGTACCGGCGCGGCCGCTACGTGGAATTCAATCTCGTGTGGGACCGTGGCACGCATTTCGGCCTGCAAAGCGGCGGCCGCACCGAATCGATCCTGATGTCGATGCCGCCGGGCGCCACCTGGCGCTACGACTGGCAACCGCAGCCGGGCACGCCCGAAGCGCGCCTTTACCGCGATTTCCTGCCCGTGCGTGAGTGGGTCTGA
- the purD gene encoding phosphoribosylamine--glycine ligase has protein sequence MKLLVVGSGGREHALAWKLAQAQRVQLVYVAPGNGGTAQDERLANVDITDIHELADFAEREQIALTVVGPEAPLAAGIVNVFRQRGLKVFGPSKEAAQLESSKDFAKAFMKRHNIPTAAYETFSDATAAHAYVDQNGAPIVIKADGLAAGKGVVVAMSLEEAHQAIDMMLADNKLGDAGARVVIEEFLAGEEASFIVMVDGKHVLALASSQDHKRLQDADQGPNTGGMGAYSPAPIVTPQLHARVMREIILPTVAGMEKEGIRYTGFLYAGLMIDAQGNPKTLEFNCRMGDPETQPIMARLKGDFSKVVEHAIAGTLNQVELEWDRRTALGVVLAAYNYPETPRKGDRISDIPAETADSVTFHAGTQIVDGKLVTAGGRVLCVVGLADSVRSAQNVAYETVNRISFDGMQYRHDIGYRAAGRKQ, from the coding sequence ATGAAGTTACTCGTCGTCGGTTCTGGCGGCCGCGAACATGCGCTGGCATGGAAGCTCGCGCAGGCGCAGCGCGTTCAGCTCGTCTACGTCGCACCCGGTAACGGCGGCACCGCGCAGGACGAGCGGCTCGCCAACGTCGACATCACGGACATCCACGAGCTGGCCGACTTCGCCGAGCGCGAACAGATCGCCCTCACCGTGGTCGGTCCGGAAGCGCCGCTCGCGGCCGGCATCGTCAACGTGTTCCGCCAGCGCGGCCTGAAGGTGTTCGGCCCCTCGAAGGAAGCGGCGCAGCTCGAAAGCTCGAAGGACTTCGCCAAGGCGTTCATGAAGCGCCACAACATCCCGACCGCCGCCTACGAGACCTTCTCGGACGCGACGGCCGCGCACGCCTATGTCGATCAGAACGGCGCGCCCATCGTCATCAAGGCCGACGGTCTCGCCGCGGGCAAGGGCGTGGTCGTGGCGATGTCGCTGGAAGAAGCGCATCAGGCCATCGACATGATGCTCGCCGACAACAAGCTCGGCGACGCCGGCGCGCGCGTCGTGATCGAGGAATTCCTCGCGGGCGAGGAAGCCAGCTTCATCGTGATGGTCGACGGCAAGCACGTGCTCGCGCTGGCGTCGAGCCAGGACCACAAGCGCCTGCAGGACGCCGATCAAGGCCCGAACACGGGCGGCATGGGCGCTTACTCGCCCGCGCCCATCGTCACGCCGCAACTGCACGCGCGCGTGATGCGCGAGATCATCCTGCCGACCGTAGCGGGCATGGAGAAGGAAGGCATCCGCTATACGGGCTTCCTCTACGCCGGTCTGATGATCGACGCGCAGGGCAACCCGAAGACGCTCGAATTCAACTGCCGCATGGGCGACCCGGAAACGCAGCCGATCATGGCGCGCCTGAAGGGCGACTTCTCGAAGGTCGTCGAGCACGCCATTGCCGGCACGCTCAACCAGGTCGAGCTGGAATGGGACCGCCGCACGGCGCTGGGCGTGGTGCTGGCCGCGTACAACTACCCGGAAACGCCGCGCAAGGGCGACCGTATCAGCGACATCCCGGCGGAAACGGCCGATTCGGTCACGTTCCACGCGGGCACGCAGATCGTCGACGGCAAGCTCGTGACCGCGGGCGGCCGCGTGCTGTGCGTGGTCGGTCTGGCCGATTCCGTGCGCAGCGCGCAGAACGTCGCGTACGAAACCGTGAACCGTATTTCGTTCGACGGCATGCAGTATCGCCACGACATCGGCTATCGCGCCGCTGGGCGCAAGCAGTAA
- a CDS encoding YebC/PmpR family DNA-binding transcriptional regulator → MAGHSKWANIKHKKAAADAKRGKVWTRLIKEIQVAARMGGGDADTNPRLRLAVDKAYDANMPKDNINRAIQRGVGGVDGANYEEIRYEGYGIGGAAVIVDTMTDNRTRTVAEVRHAFSKFGGNMGTDGSVAFMFDHVGQFVFAPGTPEDELMNAALEAGADDVVTNEDGSIEVVCPPFEFPKVKAALEAAGFKAEMAEVTMKPQNEVEFTGDDAVKMQKLLDALENLDDVQDVYTNASIAGE, encoded by the coding sequence ATGGCGGGACATTCGAAATGGGCCAACATCAAGCACAAGAAAGCCGCTGCTGATGCCAAGCGCGGCAAGGTCTGGACGCGGCTCATCAAGGAAATCCAGGTCGCGGCGCGCATGGGCGGCGGCGACGCCGACACGAACCCGCGCCTGCGTCTCGCCGTCGACAAGGCGTACGACGCCAACATGCCCAAGGACAACATCAACCGCGCGATCCAGCGCGGCGTGGGCGGCGTGGACGGCGCGAACTACGAGGAAATCCGCTACGAAGGCTACGGCATCGGCGGCGCGGCCGTGATCGTCGACACCATGACGGACAACCGCACCCGCACCGTGGCCGAAGTGCGCCACGCATTCTCGAAGTTCGGCGGCAACATGGGCACGGACGGCTCGGTCGCCTTCATGTTCGATCACGTGGGCCAGTTCGTGTTCGCGCCCGGCACCCCGGAAGACGAACTCATGAACGCCGCGCTCGAAGCGGGCGCCGACGACGTCGTGACCAACGAAGACGGCTCGATCGAAGTGGTCTGCCCGCCGTTCGAGTTCCCGAAGGTCAAGGCCGCGCTCGAAGCCGCGGGCTTCAAGGCGGAAATGGCCGAAGTCACGATGAAGCCGCAGAACGAGGTCGAATTCACGGGCGACGACGCCGTGAAGATGCAAAAGCTGCTCGACGCGCTCGAGAACCTGGACGACGTCCAGGACGTGTACACCAACGCGTCGATCGCCGGGGAATAA
- the upp gene encoding uracil phosphoribosyltransferase: MKQDSRFPNLFILDHPLIQHKLSHMRDRDTSTRTFRELLREITLLMGYEITRDLPMATRRVQTPLVEIEAPVIAGKKLAIVPVLRAGIGMSDGLLELVPSARVGHIGVYRADDHRPVEYLVRLPDLEDRTFILCDPMVATGYSAAHAIDVLKRRGVPGERILFLALVAAPEGVEVFQKAHPDVKLYVASLDSHLNEHAYIIPGLGDAGDRLFGTKN; the protein is encoded by the coding sequence ATGAAACAGGACAGCCGTTTCCCGAATCTTTTCATCCTCGATCACCCGCTGATCCAGCACAAGCTCAGCCACATGCGCGACCGCGACACGTCCACGCGCACGTTCCGCGAGCTGCTGCGCGAAATCACGCTGCTGATGGGCTATGAAATCACCCGCGATCTGCCGATGGCCACGCGCCGCGTGCAGACGCCGCTCGTCGAGATCGAAGCGCCCGTGATCGCGGGCAAGAAGCTCGCGATCGTGCCCGTGCTGCGCGCCGGCATCGGCATGTCGGACGGCCTGCTCGAACTGGTGCCGTCGGCGCGCGTGGGCCATATCGGCGTGTATCGCGCGGACGACCATCGCCCGGTCGAATATCTCGTGCGCCTGCCCGATCTCGAAGACCGCACCTTCATTCTCTGCGATCCGATGGTCGCCACCGGCTACTCGGCGGCGCACGCCATCGACGTGCTCAAGCGCCGCGGCGTGCCCGGCGAGCGCATTCTGTTCCTCGCGCTCGTGGCCGCGCCCGAAGGCGTCGAGGTGTTCCAGAAGGCGCACCCGGACGTGAAGCTCTACGTCGCCTCGCTCGACTCGCACCTGAACGAGCACGCGTACATCATCCCGGGCCTCGGCGACGCCGGCGACCGTCTGTTCGGCACCAAGAACTGA
- a CDS encoding SDR family oxidoreductase codes for MDMGIAGRSALVCAASKGLGRGCAEALAAEGVNVTIVARTAQTLEETAEAIRQSTGVAVQAVACDITTEAGRAAALAACPAPDILVNNAGGPPPGDFRSYTHEAWIAALEANMLTPIALIQATIEAMSARGFGRIVNITSSSVKAPIDVLGLSNGARSGLTGFVAGVARQVASTGVTINNLLPGSFDTDRIRATMVAQAKASNLSQDDVRARRLKSIPAGRLGTPDEFGRACAFLCSVHAGYITGQNWLIDGGAFPGTF; via the coding sequence ATGGACATGGGCATCGCAGGACGCTCCGCGCTGGTATGCGCGGCCAGCAAGGGACTCGGGCGCGGCTGCGCCGAGGCGCTCGCCGCCGAGGGCGTCAACGTGACGATCGTCGCGCGCACCGCGCAGACGCTCGAGGAAACTGCCGAGGCGATCCGCCAGAGCACGGGCGTCGCGGTCCAGGCCGTGGCCTGCGACATCACCACGGAAGCGGGCCGCGCGGCCGCGCTCGCCGCGTGCCCCGCGCCCGACATTCTCGTCAACAACGCGGGCGGGCCGCCGCCGGGCGACTTCCGCAGCTACACGCACGAAGCGTGGATCGCCGCGCTCGAAGCCAACATGCTCACGCCGATCGCGCTGATCCAGGCGACCATCGAGGCGATGTCGGCGCGCGGCTTCGGCCGTATCGTCAACATCACGAGTTCCTCGGTGAAGGCGCCCATCGACGTGCTCGGTCTGTCGAACGGCGCGCGCTCGGGGCTCACGGGCTTCGTGGCGGGCGTGGCGCGCCAGGTGGCGTCCACCGGCGTGACGATCAACAACCTGCTGCCGGGCTCGTTCGACACCGACCGCATTCGCGCGACCATGGTGGCGCAGGCCAAGGCCTCCAACCTGTCCCAGGACGACGTGCGCGCGCGCCGTCTCAAGTCGATCCCGGCCGGCCGCCTCGGCACGCCCGACGAATTCGGCCGCGCCTGCGCGTTCCTGTGCAGCGTGCACGCCGGCTATATCACCGGGCAGAACTGGCTGATCGATGGCGGCGCGTTCCCCGGCACGTTCTGA
- a CDS encoding methylglyoxal synthase produces the protein MSTRVALIAHDHKKDDIVKLAGEYVDTLRQCELIATGTTGSRIEAAHGLSVERMLSGPHGGDLQIGARLAEGNLDVVIFLRDPMTPQPHEPDINALVRACDVHDIPCATNISTARMILDVLTLRMKSVI, from the coding sequence ATGTCCACCCGCGTCGCACTGATCGCGCACGATCACAAGAAAGACGACATCGTCAAGCTGGCCGGCGAGTACGTCGACACGCTGCGCCAATGCGAACTCATCGCGACCGGCACGACCGGCTCGCGCATCGAGGCCGCGCACGGCCTGAGCGTCGAGCGCATGCTCTCGGGCCCGCACGGCGGCGACCTGCAGATCGGCGCGCGTCTCGCCGAAGGCAATCTCGACGTGGTGATCTTCCTGCGCGACCCCATGACGCCGCAGCCGCACGAACCCGACATCAACGCGCTCGTGCGCGCGTGCGACGTGCACGACATTCCCTGCGCGACCAACATCTCCACGGCGCGCATGATTCTCGACGTGCTCACGCTGCGCATGAAGAGCGTGATCTGA